A window of Castanea sativa cultivar Marrone di Chiusa Pesio chromosome 8, ASM4071231v1 genomic DNA:
ACCTTAATCAGCACATCCTTAACAATACCTCTAGGGATTTTCATAAACCTATCAACTAATTGAAGTGTCATGGTTGTTGGTTTTAACTCCCCCAAACCTAGCTATAAATAAACTGAATATGGCATTAGGTTCACACTTGCCCCCAAATCTAGCAAAGCTCGCTCAATGAGACGATCCCCAATCTTGCATGAAATTGTAGGAGATCTTGGGTCCTTACATTTCATTGGATATTTTTTCTGAATGATTGAACTGACTTGCTCGGTCAAAAATGCCTTTTTAGGgacatttttctttctcttcattgTCACAAGATCTTTTAGAAACTTAGCATAAGCAGGAACTTGCTGAATTGCATCAAGAAATGGAATGTTTATTTGCACTTGCttaaaaacatctaaaatgtCTCCAAATTGTGCACTTTTCTGAGGACTGATTAACCTTTGAGGAAATGGAGCTTTAGGAACAAACCTCTTATCAAGAGGGGAACTAAGATCCTGAATTGGAGTGGCGAGAGTGGGTTGTTCTTCTTTTCTCCACGATCATCCTGTGAACTATGAGTTCCTTTTTcccttaacacaatattttCTTCATCCTCCACTTCTGGCATTTTCACTTGATTACCAACTTGCTTACTAGACCTAAGGGTAGTAATAGATTGAACATGTTCTTGCCCATGAGTAGAACTAGAAGAACCATTGATGGTATACTGTCCTTTTGGGTTAGGTATAGGTTGACTAGGAACCTTTCCTTTTTCCCTCTCTCCAAGTTGGGTTGCTAACTGGCCAACTTGATTTTCCAACTTTGAAATAGCTTGAGTATTCAAATGGGTGGAACTTTTCATCTCTTGAATGGCTTGGCTAGTTGATTGCATGAAAGTTTTGAGAGACTCCTCCAAAGATGATTGTTGTCTTGGTGGTGGTACAAATTGAGGTGTTGATTGAGAAATTGGAGGATACGCTTGAGTAGGTGGACGAAATTGACTTTGTTGATGCACTTGTTGTCTACCTACATTTGTGGGAGGCTGATTTTGCCTCCATGAAAAATTAGGATGGTTCCTCCAATTTGGATTGTATGTCTCTAAAAATGGACTAGCAAATGGTTTTCCATAATTATTCAGTGCATTTGCTTGCTCAGTATAAAAATCAAGGTACCCAGCGGTGGAAGGACACATTTGTGTTGTATGCATAGGACTTGCACAAATAGAGCATGTTTCACTTTGAACTTGATTGACAGAATTCATCCCTCTACCTAAAACTAAAGCTTCAACCTTACGAGTGAGATTGTCCAACCTAGTTTTTATGTCTAAATCTTCATTGACTTCATACAATCCTCATTTCTTAATCACAAGGGCATATCTCTCTTTACGGTTGGAAAAATCCCATTGTTGTGAGCTTTCTgacaaattttcaagaaatttgtATGCCTCATCATCTACAAGACTCAAAAATCCACCGCCATTCATGGACTCAATCATGTTACGATTAGTCTGAGTCAAACCATTATAAAAACATTGTACTAGTCTCcatgtttcaaaaccatgatggGGACACTTTAAGATCAAGTCCTTAAATCTCTCCCAACTCTCATAAAATTTCTCTTGTTCATCTCGATAAAAATCTACAATTTCTCTCCTCAAAGCATTGGTCTTGGCCATTGGGAAAAATTTAGAGAGGAATTTTGTGACCAATAGTTCCCATGAAGTGATAGATCCAGGTGACAAAGAATTAAGTCATGCTTTTACCTTATCCTTCAAGGAAAAAAGGAATAAACGCAAACGAACAGAGTCATCGGTGAAATTCTGGAACTTACAAGTAGCACAAATCTCAAGAAAATCCTTTACATGCATATAAGGGTCTTCTCTATCCAATCCATAAAAAGTAGGAAGAAGATGAATTATCTGTGGTTTTAACTCAAAATGTGCAGCAGTGGTTGTAGGCAATACTATGCAAGATGGAGGGTTGGTGGTTATGGGTGAGAACAACTCCCTAAGAGTTTTTGAATCATCTCCAGTTTCTCCCATTGTGGATGAATAATCAAAACTAACAAGACGATTTTCTTTATCACGTACCAAGTTCTCATACACCATGtacaaagaaataatttttttttcttttgttttttttttttgttttaaataaaatttaactacaactagtagaagaaaaaaaaattttaattaagacctaatttattttcctaaccAAGTCCCTGGCAACGGCGCCAaaaaacttgttaaatattaaaatactcgcaagtgtacgaaccgtaccgaagtatagtttgacaagaacgaggtcgaacccacagggacttgaatgaatgtaggaaaattaattaaatctaaaccaaattaatcctaatctagtttaataaaaattggttattttgaaattaaataaactaagcaaataatcaaattaagaaaacagttaaactaagcaaaagatataaagcaataaaaagatgtaaacaatcaagggaaaggaattaaggcTTTGGAATCTGCCTTGTAAGTTATATCAGCAtgtatttatgatcattaatttttctaaactcactacatgataatctataAATCAATCTCGTTATcgtggaaaatattctcattaaaatcaatattttaaaaatcaaaagcatgttattcttcgcttcttaagtataaagtcaaatcatcaattgtatccgtagccaaacaaatcacaagatatatccaattctaaaaatcaaatcataaattatatCCATTAACTGAcaaatcacaagcgatatc
This region includes:
- the LOC142605883 gene encoding uncharacterized protein LOC142605883, with product MVYENLVRDKENRLVSFDYSSTMGETGDDSKTLRELFSPITTNPPSCIVLPTTTAAHFELKPQIIHLLPTFYGLDREDPYMHVKDFLEICATCKFQNFTDDSVRLRLFLFSLKDKTNRNMIESMNGGGFLSLVDDEAYKFLENLSESSQQWDFSNRKERYALVIKK